Proteins from a genomic interval of Ramlibacter algicola:
- the sucD gene encoding succinate--CoA ligase subunit alpha, translating into MSIYINKDTKVITQGITGKTGQFHTEKCQQYANGKNCFVAGVNPKKAGEKIFDIPIYASVKEARQQTGATVSVIYVPPAGAADAIWEAVEADLDLAICITEGIPVRDMLMVRNKMKEKEAKGGKKTLLLGPNCPGLITPDEIKIGIMPGHIHRKGRIGVVSRSGTLTYEAVAQLTEIGLGQSSAVGIGGDPINGLKHIDVMQAFNDDPDTDAVIMIGEIGGPDEADAARWCKANMQKPVVGFIAGVTAPPGKRMGHAGALISGGADTADAKLAVMEECGFKVTRNPSEMGKLLKTLL; encoded by the coding sequence ATGTCGATCTACATCAACAAGGACACGAAGGTCATCACCCAGGGCATCACGGGCAAGACCGGGCAGTTCCACACCGAGAAGTGCCAGCAGTACGCCAATGGCAAGAACTGCTTCGTCGCCGGCGTGAACCCGAAGAAGGCCGGCGAGAAGATCTTCGACATCCCGATCTACGCCTCCGTCAAGGAAGCCAGGCAGCAGACCGGCGCCACCGTCTCGGTGATCTACGTGCCGCCGGCGGGTGCCGCTGACGCGATCTGGGAAGCGGTCGAGGCCGACCTGGACCTGGCGATCTGCATCACGGAGGGCATCCCCGTGCGCGACATGCTGATGGTGCGCAACAAGATGAAGGAGAAGGAGGCCAAGGGTGGCAAGAAGACCCTGCTGCTCGGCCCCAACTGCCCCGGCCTGATCACGCCCGACGAGATCAAGATCGGCATCATGCCCGGCCACATCCACCGCAAGGGCCGCATCGGCGTGGTCTCGCGCTCGGGCACGCTGACGTACGAGGCGGTTGCGCAGCTGACCGAGATCGGCCTGGGCCAGTCCAGCGCCGTCGGCATCGGCGGTGACCCGATCAACGGCCTGAAGCACATCGACGTGATGCAGGCCTTCAACGACGATCCGGACACCGACGCCGTGATCATGATCGGCGAGATCGGCGGCCCCGACGAAGCGGATGCCGCGCGCTGGTGCAAGGCCAACATGCAGAAGCCGGTGGTCGGTTTCATCGCCGGCGTCACGGCGCCCCCCGGCAAGCGCATGGGCCACGCCGGCGCGCTGATCTCGGGCGGCGCCGACACGGCCGACGCCAAGCTGGCGGTCATGGAAGAGTGCGGCTTCAAGGTGACCCGCAATCCGTCGGAGATGGGCAAGCTGCTCAAGACGCTGCTCTGA
- a CDS encoding protein kinase domain-containing protein, which yields MSTSSSAKRRQVWRADWFIGAAIVVAVCILWAVTPLRGLEQRFYDAASSSNSRTPSDRIAVIAIDDASINNIGRWPWPRDVHAELIDKLADAKAKTIVNTTLFLEPQTERGLVFIRKIKEALGAAAGQNEALTRVLAEAEQTLDNDGKLAASMAKAGNVLVGGAYKLGEPLGRPDTDLPAAAAKSSIPTKGALLIPALAGQFPIDPIAKAAAAVGHVAQTNDPDGAIRTDPVFIDYYGHAVPSLSLLAAARSLNLGPGDMRLLPGEAVQLGKLRIATDAAGKMRPQFYRGTDSKPAFQVDSFYDVLSGKIPATKYADKIVIIGSTAQGLGTTFPVPGYAALSPAEMMAHVTSNILQEHFVVEPVWAGVASLAMVLLVAGYLVAGLPRLSAGPAAAVTAGLLVVMLATEFVLLSGSATYVPLVFPAALLVIGHAALTTKRFLVTEAGKVKSDEESAETNRMMGLALQGQGQLDMAFDRFRRVPMSDPLMDNLYNLALDFERKRQFNKAQAVYEHMATYNKDFKDLQSKLNRAKNLSETVILGGGGAHPGGTMLLDGGAVEKPMLGRYQVEKELGKGAMGVVYLGKDPKIGRVVAIKTMALSQEFEGEDLNEARERFFREAETAGRLQHQNIVTIFDAGEEHDLAYIAMEFLKGKDLADFCKDGHLLPPPRVLSIVARVAEALAYAHRQNVVHRDIKPANIMYEFDSDTVKVTDFGIARITDSSKTKTGLVLGTPSFMSPEQIAGKKVDGRSDLYSLGVMLFQMLTGVLPFRGDSMAELMYKIANEEAPDIRLIRKDFTEQLAIVVATSLAKKPEARFQDGDAFAHALREAAAAFGGQPVSPAPASADPDKTMAFSLAAAAQAQATAEKTLVMAAGAAAGNGYDAPPKGGGAGGGEYEKTAVFGRSDDPTKPGGGHDPQA from the coding sequence GTGAGCACATCTTCATCGGCAAAGCGGCGCCAGGTCTGGCGCGCTGACTGGTTCATCGGCGCCGCCATCGTCGTCGCCGTGTGCATCCTGTGGGCCGTCACCCCGCTCCGCGGCCTCGAGCAACGCTTCTACGACGCAGCCAGCAGCTCGAACTCGCGAACGCCGTCGGACCGCATCGCCGTCATCGCGATCGACGACGCCAGCATCAACAACATCGGCCGCTGGCCGTGGCCGCGCGACGTGCATGCCGAGCTGATCGACAAGCTCGCGGATGCCAAGGCCAAGACGATCGTCAACACGACCCTCTTCCTCGAGCCGCAGACCGAGCGCGGGCTCGTGTTCATCCGCAAGATCAAGGAAGCGCTCGGGGCCGCCGCGGGCCAGAACGAAGCGCTCACGAGAGTGCTCGCCGAAGCCGAGCAGACCTTGGACAACGACGGCAAGCTCGCGGCCAGCATGGCGAAGGCAGGCAATGTGCTGGTCGGCGGCGCCTACAAGCTTGGAGAGCCGCTCGGCCGCCCCGACACCGACCTGCCGGCAGCGGCGGCGAAATCCTCGATTCCCACCAAGGGCGCTTTGCTCATTCCGGCCCTCGCGGGACAGTTCCCCATCGACCCGATCGCCAAGGCCGCGGCGGCGGTGGGGCATGTCGCGCAGACGAACGATCCCGACGGGGCGATCCGCACCGACCCTGTCTTCATCGACTACTACGGCCACGCGGTGCCGTCGTTGTCATTGCTCGCCGCTGCGCGCTCCCTGAACCTTGGGCCCGGCGACATGCGGCTGCTCCCCGGCGAAGCGGTGCAATTGGGCAAGCTGAGGATCGCGACCGACGCAGCGGGCAAGATGCGGCCGCAGTTCTACCGCGGCACCGACAGCAAGCCCGCGTTCCAGGTCGACTCGTTCTACGACGTGCTGTCGGGGAAGATTCCGGCGACGAAGTACGCGGACAAGATCGTCATCATCGGCTCCACGGCCCAGGGCCTCGGCACCACGTTCCCCGTTCCCGGCTACGCCGCGCTCAGTCCGGCGGAGATGATGGCGCACGTCACCTCCAACATCCTGCAGGAGCACTTCGTCGTCGAGCCGGTGTGGGCCGGCGTGGCGTCGCTCGCGATGGTGCTGTTGGTCGCCGGTTACCTGGTCGCGGGCCTGCCGCGGCTTTCCGCGGGACCCGCGGCAGCAGTCACTGCGGGCTTGCTAGTGGTCATGCTTGCGACCGAGTTCGTGCTGCTCTCCGGATCCGCGACGTACGTGCCGCTCGTGTTCCCCGCCGCGCTGCTCGTCATCGGCCACGCCGCGCTCACCACCAAGCGCTTCCTCGTCACCGAGGCCGGCAAGGTGAAGTCGGACGAGGAGTCGGCCGAGACCAACCGCATGATGGGCCTGGCGCTGCAGGGCCAGGGCCAGCTGGACATGGCGTTCGACCGCTTCCGCCGGGTCCCCATGAGCGATCCGCTCATGGACAACCTGTACAACCTCGCGCTGGACTTCGAGCGCAAGCGCCAGTTCAACAAGGCGCAGGCCGTGTACGAGCACATGGCCACGTACAACAAGGACTTCAAGGACCTGCAGTCCAAGCTCAATCGGGCGAAGAACCTCTCGGAAACCGTGATCCTCGGCGGCGGAGGCGCGCACCCGGGCGGCACCATGCTGCTGGATGGCGGCGCCGTCGAGAAGCCGATGCTGGGCCGCTACCAGGTCGAGAAGGAACTGGGCAAGGGCGCGATGGGCGTCGTCTACCTGGGCAAGGACCCGAAGATCGGCCGCGTGGTCGCCATCAAGACGATGGCGCTGTCGCAGGAGTTCGAGGGCGAGGACCTGAACGAGGCGCGCGAGCGCTTTTTCCGCGAGGCCGAGACGGCGGGCCGCCTGCAGCACCAGAACATCGTCACGATCTTCGATGCCGGCGAGGAGCACGACCTCGCCTACATCGCGATGGAATTCCTCAAGGGCAAGGACCTCGCGGACTTCTGCAAGGACGGCCACCTGCTGCCGCCGCCGCGCGTGCTGTCGATCGTGGCGCGCGTCGCCGAGGCGCTGGCCTACGCGCACCGGCAGAACGTGGTCCACCGCGACATCAAGCCGGCCAACATCATGTACGAGTTCGACTCGGACACGGTGAAGGTCACCGACTTCGGCATCGCGCGCATCACCGACTCCAGCAAGACCAAGACCGGCCTAGTGCTGGGTACCCCGAGCTTCATGTCGCCCGAGCAGATCGCCGGCAAGAAGGTCGACGGCCGCTCGGACCTGTACTCGCTCGGCGTGATGCTGTTCCAGATGCTCACCGGCGTGCTGCCGTTCCGCGGCGACTCGATGGCGGAGCTGATGTACAAGATCGCCAACGAGGAAGCGCCCGACATCCGCTTGATCCGCAAGGACTTCACGGAGCAACTGGCGATCGTGGTCGCCACCTCGCTGGCGAAGAAACCGGAAGCGCGGTTCCAGGACGGCGATGCCTTCGCGCACGCGCTGCGCGAGGCGGCGGCAGCGTTCGGTGGCCAGCCGGTGTCGCCGGCGCCCGCGTCCGCCGATCCGGACAAGACCATGGCGTTCTCGCTGGCCGCCGCCGCGCAGGCGCAGGCAACGGCGGAAAAGACGCTCGTCATGGCGGCGGGCGCCGCGGCAGGCAACGGCTATGATGCGCCGCCAAAGGGCGGAGGAGCCGGGGGCGGCGAGTACGAGAAGACCGCGGTGTTCGGCCGGAGCGACGATCCGACCAAGCCGGGCGGTGGGCACGATCCCCAGGCATGA